A region of Thermorudis peleae DNA encodes the following proteins:
- a CDS encoding MFS transporter, with the protein MLRRLAPWQRTLYALWFAQTLTIIGFNLRTPFLPLFLAQLGATDLREQELWAGAINAGGAAIMAVAAPIWGTLADRHGRKLMVLRAMAAGSITITLMALATAPWQLFVLRLIEGAFTGTVTASTTLAASISPRERLGFSLGLMQMAVFSGSAIGPLIGGALADTVGYRLSFALAGSLLLLSAGIVLFLVHEDFHPESAVQSTARENSQATLQLLMNATMGALVGVLFVARCANTALQPILPIFIAILTPNAHAVNTIAGLTLGIAGLTSAIASVVLGRTGDRIGPRPLLLGASILGGLSYLPLAFTTSITHLVVLQGIFGIALGGILPTANALIAQLTPPERRGAIYGFTTTATALGGFIGPLAGTTLAATISLRAMFLSIGSLLLATSLWLALALPRTADLAPAEARKQTRSSP; encoded by the coding sequence ATGTTACGCCGCCTCGCTCCTTGGCAACGTACGCTTTACGCTCTCTGGTTCGCGCAGACGTTGACAATTATCGGCTTCAATTTGCGCACACCTTTTCTTCCACTCTTTCTCGCCCAGCTTGGCGCAACCGATCTCCGAGAACAAGAACTCTGGGCTGGGGCAATTAACGCGGGGGGCGCAGCCATCATGGCTGTTGCAGCCCCAATCTGGGGTACACTCGCCGACCGCCATGGGAGGAAGCTCATGGTGCTCCGTGCCATGGCCGCTGGATCAATCACGATCACCCTCATGGCACTTGCTACAGCCCCTTGGCAACTCTTTGTCCTGCGCCTGATTGAAGGGGCATTTACTGGCACCGTTACCGCATCAACGACCCTTGCAGCGAGCATCTCACCGCGCGAGCGTCTCGGGTTTAGCCTCGGGCTCATGCAAATGGCAGTTTTCTCAGGCAGCGCTATTGGCCCGCTCATTGGTGGTGCACTGGCCGATACGGTGGGATACCGGTTAAGCTTCGCGCTTGCCGGTTCACTCCTGTTGCTCTCCGCAGGGATCGTTTTGTTCCTTGTTCATGAAGATTTCCACCCAGAAAGTGCCGTCCAAAGCACCGCCCGTGAGAATTCGCAGGCAACACTCCAACTTCTCATGAACGCGACGATGGGTGCGCTGGTCGGAGTCCTCTTCGTTGCCCGCTGCGCCAATACTGCTCTTCAACCAATCCTGCCCATCTTCATCGCGATCTTGACACCAAATGCTCACGCGGTGAACACCATCGCCGGTCTAACGCTTGGGATTGCCGGACTCACGAGCGCCATTGCCTCAGTCGTGCTCGGCCGAACGGGCGACCGAATCGGCCCTCGTCCGCTCTTGCTTGGCGCTAGCATCCTTGGCGGCTTGAGCTACCTCCCCTTAGCATTCACTACCTCAATCACGCACCTTGTCGTGCTCCAAGGGATATTCGGGATTGCTCTTGGTGGTATCTTGCCAACTGCCAACGCCCTCATCGCCCAACTCACCCCTCCAGAGCGCCGCGGCGCGATCTACGGGTTCACAACAACAGCAACAGCGCTCGGCGGCTTTATTGGTCCGCTCGCAGGGACGACACTCGCCGCCACAATCAGTCTTCGTGCAATGTTCCTCAGTATCGGATCACTCTTACTTGCCACGAGCCTCTGGCTCGCACTTGCCTTGCCCCGCACAGCTGACCTAGCCCCAGCTGAGGCGAGAAAGCAGACGCGATCATCACCCTAA
- a CDS encoding DnaA N-terminal domain-containing protein, translating to MRAPHESGSPQAREPEQSRSSPVRTGDDQRRRGWFWHWNTIITQFAPLIGLKGVGLLNSYTVWTDQRADSPYRGYAFPSQQAEAAFYGEDRAELITINKLLVALDLIEIRKEMITRVDEAGRRWRVPHNFYRVKDRGEGFTLTIDAVIRVLELAATDEAVYRYIRHIFSPRFAPIDRDNVWHRLLPALRTHPLWQQLAARAAADEARTSARTKAGHHRRRNGTTRTAAEDPRALPAPDRDRHDSPIDDQAQPSSVDQCNNASETVVAQYNSAASTTVAPYNHGLPLTQPPIVASANSEEATIVAPENRTYEQYPVTTTRSKGVTNYDQKATALDGLGGKLDEAVGMESSAHKVFTAWDGQAEETTVEPALSSSLTDPVASQDDHDASNGEPAVSFDAVVACYEAANGRAATPLERELLAELVEFFSPAALAIGESGERWVIAAIREAVSSGSAFVAPKRIREILNRWSARRSSPIRPGAASSVGGRGRGATDRGRRQQASGWTPAMAEHEQTPAWPEGAAPGQHFAADELAARLSAALSAALGTPLRVTLGQADDPAAEDDVRARASPAPPVTPTPATFADRAPDPPPRVPEGLTLPQLWAMALEVLRDRLSPLQFDVLIRPAALIGIESDGTLVLGAPNQVLCRRLQQQAVKVVQAVLEELLGRPVALRVVVAQEWRERRAGH from the coding sequence GTGCGCGCACCGCACGAATCTGGTTCACCGCAAGCTCGCGAGCCTGAGCAGTCGCGATCGTCACCTGTCCGGACAGGTGACGATCAGCGCCGGCGCGGTTGGTTTTGGCACTGGAACACCATCATTACGCAATTTGCCCCACTCATCGGCTTAAAAGGGGTGGGGTTGCTGAATTCCTATACCGTCTGGACCGATCAGCGTGCTGACTCGCCTTATCGAGGCTACGCTTTTCCAAGCCAGCAGGCGGAAGCTGCCTTCTACGGCGAAGATCGAGCGGAACTCATCACCATCAATAAGCTCTTGGTTGCCCTCGACCTCATCGAGATTCGCAAAGAGATGATAACGCGCGTCGATGAGGCTGGACGGCGTTGGCGTGTGCCACACAACTTTTACCGGGTCAAAGATCGTGGCGAGGGTTTTACCCTCACCATCGACGCGGTTATCCGTGTATTAGAACTTGCGGCTACTGACGAAGCAGTCTATCGCTACATTCGGCATATTTTCTCGCCCCGCTTTGCACCGATCGACCGTGATAACGTCTGGCATCGGCTCTTACCAGCGCTTCGCACTCATCCGCTATGGCAGCAGTTAGCTGCACGTGCCGCCGCAGACGAGGCGCGCACCTCGGCGCGAACCAAAGCTGGCCATCACCGTCGACGCAACGGGACAACACGAACGGCAGCGGAGGACCCCCGTGCCCTGCCAGCGCCAGACCGAGACAGGCACGACTCGCCGATCGATGACCAAGCCCAACCAAGCAGTGTTGACCAATGCAACAACGCTTCAGAGACCGTTGTTGCTCAATACAACAGTGCAGCGTCGACCACTGTTGCTCCATACAACCATGGTTTACCGCTGACACAGCCACCCATTGTTGCTTCTGCCAACAGCGAAGAGGCAACCATTGTTGCTCCCGAGAACAGAACGTATGAACAATACCCGGTAACAACAACGAGGAGTAAAGGGGTGACAAACTATGATCAAAAGGCTACGGCATTGGATGGATTGGGTGGCAAATTGGACGAGGCCGTCGGTATGGAATCCTCGGCACATAAAGTCTTCACGGCATGGGATGGGCAAGCGGAAGAGACAACAGTGGAACCTGCGTTGTCAAGCAGTCTCACCGACCCAGTTGCCTCACAGGACGACCATGACGCATCGAATGGTGAACCGGCGGTGTCCTTCGACGCGGTCGTGGCGTGTTACGAGGCAGCGAATGGTCGGGCTGCCACGCCACTCGAGCGTGAACTGCTGGCAGAGTTGGTCGAATTCTTCTCCCCAGCGGCATTGGCCATCGGTGAATCTGGTGAACGCTGGGTCATCGCGGCGATCCGTGAAGCAGTCAGCAGTGGCTCAGCATTTGTGGCGCCTAAACGAATTCGTGAAATCCTTAACCGCTGGTCAGCGCGGAGGAGCTCGCCCATTCGGCCGGGCGCTGCGTCGTCCGTAGGCGGACGTGGACGGGGAGCAACTGATCGTGGTAGACGGCAGCAGGCAAGTGGGTGGACACCAGCGATGGCTGAACATGAGCAAACGCCTGCCTGGCCTGAGGGGGCTGCTCCCGGACAGCATTTCGCTGCTGATGAGTTAGCGGCTCGTCTGAGCGCTGCCCTTTCAGCAGCTCTTGGCACTCCGCTACGGGTGACGCTTGGCCAGGCTGATGACCCCGCGGCCGAAGATGACGTACGTGCCCGGGCTTCGCCAGCGCCTCCTGTAACCCCAACCCCTGCAACATTCGCGGACCGCGCTCCTGATCCACCGCCACGGGTTCCTGAGGGGTTGACACTGCCACAATTGTGGGCGATGGCGCTTGAGGTGCTGCGCGATCGCCTTTCGCCGCTTCAGTTCGATGTGCTGATTCGTCCTGCCGCGCTAATCGGGATCGAGTCCGATGGCACGCTGGTGCTTGGTGCGCCGAACCAAGTGCTCTGCCGGAGGTTGCAGCAGCAGGCGGTGAAGGTTGTTCAGGCGGTTCTCGAAGAGTTGCTTGGTCGCCCCGTGGCGTTAAGGGTAGTTGTAGCGCAAGAGTGGCGAGAACGCCGTGCAGGACACTAA
- a CDS encoding COX15/CtaA family protein: MSNQTAARERRLRWVRYLALAATIGMFLVIVMGATVTNTGSGEGCGRSWPLCHGRFIPTFAVATLIEFSHRFVTGIEGILLLVLSVGALLVARQRREVQVLVPLTLFTLVLQSGLGAWAVLRPQHPLVMALHFGVSLTAFASVLLLSVVLWDQVSGDAYRDRPLPSGMTALIWGVFLFTYLVVYLGAYVRHSNASLACLDWPLCHGSLLPSLHGAVGAVVLHRGAAFIDTILIALMVAWAWRLRTTRPDIWLGSLLALISILAQSASGAFVVFSRMQLFSTLSHSAIVTLLFGFLSYLLLHTLPRPAVSRMERTLQHVVAPAAGGEP, encoded by the coding sequence ATGTCGAATCAGACGGCAGCACGTGAGCGGCGACTACGATGGGTGCGGTATCTTGCCCTTGCAGCTACCATTGGCATGTTCCTCGTTATCGTCATGGGGGCAACCGTGACGAATACCGGATCAGGCGAAGGATGTGGCCGCTCATGGCCGCTTTGTCATGGGCGTTTTATCCCCACGTTTGCCGTGGCGACGTTGATTGAGTTTAGTCATCGCTTTGTCACGGGAATTGAGGGAATTCTGCTTCTCGTGCTCTCTGTTGGTGCACTTCTCGTAGCTCGGCAGCGTCGGGAAGTGCAAGTGCTCGTTCCGCTAACGCTGTTCACCTTGGTCTTGCAGTCTGGCCTCGGAGCCTGGGCAGTGTTGCGCCCCCAGCACCCGCTGGTGATGGCATTGCACTTCGGTGTTTCGCTCACAGCGTTCGCAAGCGTGCTCCTGCTGTCTGTCGTATTGTGGGATCAGGTGAGTGGAGATGCGTATCGCGATCGCCCGCTCCCTTCAGGTATGACGGCGCTTATCTGGGGTGTCTTCCTCTTCACATATCTGGTCGTCTATCTCGGTGCGTATGTCCGGCATAGTAACGCGAGCCTCGCCTGCCTCGATTGGCCGCTTTGTCACGGCTCGCTGTTGCCCAGCTTGCACGGCGCAGTCGGTGCGGTGGTGCTCCACCGCGGGGCGGCGTTTATCGATACGATTCTGATTGCGCTAATGGTTGCGTGGGCATGGCGCTTGCGGACGACGCGGCCTGATATCTGGCTTGGCAGCCTGCTTGCGTTGATCAGCATCCTCGCTCAGTCGGCGAGTGGGGCGTTTGTCGTCTTCTCGCGTATGCAACTGTTCTCGACGTTATCCCACAGCGCAATTGTGACGCTGCTCTTTGGATTCCTGTCCTACTTGCTTCTTCATACGCTACCGCGTCCAGCGGTGTCCCGAATGGAGCGGACGCTCCAGCACGTGGTGGCGCCTGCAGCGGGGGGCGAGCCGTAG
- the rsgA gene encoding ribosome small subunit-dependent GTPase A, producing the protein MSSKTRHQVASDDQCWPPNLVLAQHGPYFDVLTPSGIVRCVVRGSLKRTRARTDLVAVGDRVVVRQVAPGEGVIEAVAPRQRVLSRRARGSDDAEQVIVANIDQLVAVFAVAQPDPVLGILDRFLIIAEAQDIPAMICLNKIDLDPDGTRRRLFAPYRTAGYPIVETSAQTGQGTDVLWSMLRGKLSAFAGPSGVGKSSLVKVFRPDLTIRIGAVSEVTGRGRHTTTTTTLIQLDDETFIADTPGIGTLGLWGVRAAELDRCFPEFRPYREACYYPDCRHRAEPGCAVREAVEAGKIDRGRYTRYLDVLDELTETERVSWRAR; encoded by the coding sequence TTGTCGTCGAAGACGCGCCATCAGGTCGCATCTGATGATCAGTGTTGGCCACCGAACCTGGTGCTTGCGCAACACGGGCCGTACTTTGACGTGTTGACGCCGAGTGGAATTGTGCGGTGCGTTGTTCGCGGCAGTCTCAAACGCACCCGTGCTCGAACTGACCTTGTCGCCGTCGGTGACCGTGTTGTTGTTCGTCAAGTAGCGCCTGGTGAAGGGGTGATTGAGGCGGTTGCGCCACGTCAGCGCGTCTTATCTCGACGGGCTCGTGGGAGCGATGATGCAGAACAGGTTATCGTCGCAAACATCGATCAGTTGGTTGCCGTCTTTGCTGTGGCGCAGCCTGATCCTGTCCTGGGCATACTTGATCGCTTCCTGATCATTGCTGAGGCACAGGATATCCCAGCGATGATCTGCCTCAACAAAATCGATCTCGATCCAGATGGTACGCGGCGACGCCTCTTTGCGCCGTATAGAACGGCGGGCTATCCGATTGTTGAGACGAGCGCGCAAACGGGTCAGGGTACTGATGTGCTCTGGTCCATGCTCCGTGGCAAGCTGTCGGCTTTTGCCGGGCCATCGGGAGTCGGGAAGTCGAGCTTGGTCAAAGTCTTTCGCCCTGACTTGACGATTCGAATCGGTGCCGTCAGTGAAGTTACGGGCCGCGGTCGGCACACCACGACCACAACGACACTGATTCAGCTTGATGACGAGACGTTCATCGCCGATACTCCTGGTATTGGCACGCTTGGCTTGTGGGGCGTGCGTGCAGCTGAGCTTGACCGGTGCTTTCCGGAGTTTCGCCCGTATCGTGAGGCGTGTTACTATCCTGACTGTCGGCACCGGGCTGAACCTGGTTGTGCTGTTCGTGAGGCGGTCGAGGCAGGGAAAATTGACCGGGGCCGCTATACGCGTTATCTCGATGTGCTTGATGAGCTAACAGAGACAGAGCGAGTTAGCTGGCGTGCACGGTAG